A region of the Nocardia asteroides genome:
CGGCGCGCTCTCCCGTCCGATCAGTTGGCGTAGCTGCGCGCCACGACCGAGTTCAACGCTTCCAGGAAATCGCTGAGCACGCCCGGCTCGACCCGGTCTCGCGGTGTGCGGCGCTCGGAAGAATCGGTCGCGGGGACCGCGAGGCGCGCGTCCACGCTGTCGCGCAGGACGGCGTGCACCGCTTCGATCGGAACGCCCGCCTGGGCGCACCGGCTCGCCGCGTGCTCGAACCGGCCCAGTGCGAGGCTGCCCGCGGCCTCGGCCGCGTCCACCAGGACGAGGGCCAATTCCAGACCCATTCTGATCAGCGCGTCGGGACCGCCGCGGTGGGTGCCACGATCGAATCTCGCGGACACCTCTGCAATGTCCCGATCTTCTTCGTGCGGGCCGATGTTCATGGCCCTCCCTCCGCCCGACGACCCTGCCGCCACCGACGTTACGACGGGGATCGAAAGTTTTCGACCGCGCGAATACGACTTGTGAGGCTTCACAGGGGCGGGCCGTCCGATTCGGGTGGTGTCCCCAACCGGGGGCTCGGCCCTCGGAACGTCGATCCGGTCAAGTTACCGTTGAGTACTTTCCGCGATCGGGGAGGGAAGGAGTCACATGTCCATCACCGATTCGGCAGGTCCGGATCTGACCCTGTCGGGCCGCCCGGCCAGTTCTTCACTGCGAGACGTGCGGAATCTGTCGCGCAAAATGGTCGGCCACTTCATCGAGACCGTCGCGCACTGCCGGACGCTACCCGGGGAGGCGCTCAACGGAGACATCACCAACATCACCCGTCTGTGTCTGGAACTGGCCGTCAGCATGCTCGACGGCAGCGACATCCCCGAGAAGACCCTCCTGCTGCGCAACGCCGCGGCGGGCTGGGCGCGTGAGGGCATCCCGATCGACACCATCCACCACGCCGTGCACGAGGGATTCAAGCTCGGCTTCGACCTGATCGTCGCGAACGCGACCGCCGCCGACTTCGACAGTCTCAAGGACATCAGCCGCCGCCTGCTGGAGATCCTGGACACCATCACCTCGACCGTCTCGCGCGCGTATGTGACCGAGTTGCGTGCTGTGGTCGGCGAGCATCACACGGCCGCCCACACACTCGCCTCGGCCCTGCTCGGCGGACATCCCACGTTCACCATGGCCCGCGAATGCGGCATCCAGATCGCCGACTCGTATTCGGTTCTCGCGCTCGCGATTCCGCCTCATCCGGAGGAGGGCAACCCGCAACTCGACGCGGCGGTGGTGGCGCGGCGAAAGCTGCGCCGAGTGCAATCCGAACTCGCGACCCGTTGCGGTGACACGGTGCTGTCGCTGCTGAGCGTCGACGGCGGCACCGTCCTGCTGCCGTCCGCGCAACCCGAGGACAAGGCGCTCGACGAACTGGTGGAGAGCCTCGGCCGCGCGGCTCAGGTACCGATCGCCGCCACGGTGATCGCCGCGACGCCGGTCGAGGTGCCGACCGCCGCCGACCGCGCCCACGAGTTGCTCGACATGGTGCAGCGGCTGCGCTGGACACGCGGGCTGTTCCGCTTCGACGACCTGGCGCTGGAATACCAGCTCACCCGACCGGGGCCCGGGCTGGAAACGCTTCGGACCCTGCTCGATCCGCTCGACGAGCACCCCGAACTGCTCGAAACGCTCAGACGTCATATCAGTACCAACTTGAACCGCCAGCGCACCGCGCGCTCGCTGCACATCCACACCAACACGGTGGACTACCGGCTCAAGCGCATCGGTCAGCTCACTGGATTCGACCCCGCACAGGCATCCGGCGTGTGGTACCTACGCGCCGCGCTGGTCGCACGCAGCTACCGGGACTCCGAGGGCGAACCGCCGGTCGGCGCGTGGTCCGGGACCGCCACGATCTCTTCGTAGGCCCGACGCCGCCCCTCGCCTGCGCCGAGCAGCGCGCGGACTGCCTCGGGGGTCCATCGCCGGTCGGCGCCGGGACGAGTGGCGAGATAGCCCGCGGTCGCCCGGATGGACCAGCCGTGCGCGACGCGCAGACCCGCCGCCAGGTACCGCAGGTAGGCGGCGGCGGGTGGATTGCCTCGCACGTCGCGATAGCGCCAGGGCGCGGTGAAGGTGAGCACGGGGTGCCCCGCGTGGGTGCCGGCGCAAACCAACGTTTCGTACCGGCCGGAGCCGAGACTGGTTGTGCCCCTGTCGATCACCTCGGTCAACTTCACCTCCGCACCCGGTGCCCGATACATCTCTTGGGCCACGATGTCGGAGAACTGCGCGGCGGTGAGCAGGTGGGCGTGCACGGCGACCTCGCCAGGACAGCCCGGGTCGTAGAAAGCGCGGCCGCCGGTCCAGGTCAGCGATTCGGTGGCGAAATACAGCACGCCCGGCAGCAGGAGGGGTATCGAGCGGACCGGGTCGGACGGGTCGCGGCAGCCGGGCAAGGTAAGGGCTCCGCCTTCCGGCCTGCCGCCACGAAGATAGGTACGCAGCCTGTTCGGGCACATATTCGAGCCGTACGCCGCGTACCAGACCAGGCCGGATGCGCGGCGATCGCCATCCGCCCCCGACCCGGCCCCCTCGGTATGCCACGCCGTCATGGCACCCATTCTCGGCGCTTCGCCACGCCCTGCCCACCTACGTGGACCGTTCGCGCCGGAATCGCGCTCGGAATCTCGGAGAATTGCGGAAGCGAATCTTCCGCAATAGCGCGGAGAGTGCTCTGTATGACGAACACGAAGCAGATCCGCCCCTTTCGCATCGACATTCCCCAAGCCGAGATCGACGAGTTGCGGGTGCGGCTCGCGCGGACGCGCTTTCCGCACGTCGTCCCGGGTACCGAGGGGGATTGGGGGCGCGGGATAGCGCCGCGATACCTGCGGGAACTGGCTGAATACTGGCGTGAGGAGTTCGACTGGCGGGCGCAGGAAGCGCGGCTGAACGCCTACGACCAGTTCACCACCGAGATCGACGGGCAGATCGTCCACTTCTTCCATGTCCGTTCGCCCGAACCGGACGCGATTCCCTTGCTGATCACGCACGGCTATCCGGGCTCGGTGGTGGAGTTCGTGGACCTGATCGGTCCGCTGACCGATCCGCGGTCGCACGGCGGCGATCCGGCGGACGCGTTCCATGTGGTGATCCCGTCGCTGCCCGGGTTCGGGTTCTCCACGCCGCTGGCCTCGACGGGATGGGAGCTGGCGCGCACCACCGAGGCGTTCGCGGAGTTGATGAGCAGGCTCGGCTACGAGAAATTCGTGGCGCAGGGTGGCGACATCGGCGCGGGCATCACCGGGCGACTGGCCGCTACCCATCCGGAGCGGGTGATCGCGACGCATGTGAACAGCGACCGGGGCATGCTCGGCCTGGTGGGCGAGCAGCTGCCGATGCCGGACGGGCTCACCGACGACGAACGCGCCGAGATCGCGGCCGCACGCGAGGAATGGGATCAGCACAAGGGTTACCTGATGCTGCAGAGCACCCAGCCGAACGCCCTCGCGGCCGCGCTGACCGATTCGCCGGTCGCGCAACTCGGCTGGATCGCGGAGAAGTTCCAAATGTGGACCGACCCGGCGCGTCCGGAAGGCGAAGCGGTGGATCGCGACCTGCTGCTGACCAATATCAGCATCTACTGGTTCACCCGCAGCGGCGCGTCGGCGGCGCAATTTCTTTGGGAGTCCGCCCATTCCGGCCGGAACTGGGTCGCGCCGTCCGGGGTGCCGCAGGGATGGGCCGTGTTCAACACGCATCCGCTGATGCGTCGCGTGATGAACCCGGAAGGTCACATCGAGCATTTCACCGAATTCGCCGAGGGAGGGCACTTCGCCGCGGCGGAGCAACCCGCACTGTTCGTGGCGGACGTACGCGCGTTCTTCCGCGATCATCGCGGCTAGGAAGTGTCCTCAAAGCCATATGAGCAGGGTGGCCAGGTCGAGCATGCCGCGGTAAGAGGTTGCGGTTTTGTCGTATCGGGTGGCGATGGCCCGATATTGCTTGAGCCGGTTGAAGCAACGCTCGACCACGTTGCGGCGCCGGTAAGCGACCGGGTCGAAACTCGGCGGGCGACCACCAGCCGGGCCGCGACGACGGCGGTGGGCCTGCTGATCGGCACGTTCGGGAATCGTCGCAGCGATCCCGCGTCTGCGCAGATGCTCCCGGATCGCTCGTGAAGAGTAGCCCTTGTCGGCCAGCACCCGACGTGGCCGTGTCCACGGCCGGCCCCGCCCGGGGCGTGGCATACGGATACCGGCCAGCACTCGAGTGAACACGGTGCAGTCGTTGACGTTGCCGCCGGTCAGCACGACCGACAACGGCCGCCCCAGCCCGTCACAGGCCAGGTGGATCTTCGTCGTCGGTCCACCACGGGAACGGCCGATCGCGTGGTCAGCGGGCTCGTCGCCTGCCTCGGGGTAGAACCCGGTCTCCGCCGGTATGGACCACCCGACCGCGGCGGGCACCGGCGGCGTGCTGATGCGCGCGCACGATCGTCGAGTCCACCGACACCTCCCGATCCAGCTCGGCGACCGCTTCGGCGACCACCCGAACCCGCGCCACCAGCAGCGCCAAGGTCCCGTTGCGCGACCACCGCCAGAACCGGTTGTAGACGGTCTTCCACGGCCCGTACCGCTGCGGCAGGTCCCGCCAGGCGATCCCGGTCTTGGCCTTGTACAACATGCCGTTGACCACCCGCCGGTCATCCACCCTGGGGCGGCCCCTGGCCCCCGACACCGGCAGCAACCCCGCCACGACCTGCCACTGCTCATCAGTCAACTCATGCCTGCGCACCACAACGCGACATCAAAACAGAACACCACCGGCCACAAAGCAGATCCGCCGCAGCAACTTTGAGGACACCCCCTAGCGGCCGAGCGCCGGGCGGCCGCACGAGCGCGCCGCCCCGAACCGCTTCCCTAGGCCGACTCGGCCAGACCCGCGGAGCGCCAGATGCCGGCGAGGTCGTCGAGGGGGACCGAGAGCGCCTGACCCAACGCCACCACGGTGCCGAACGCGGGAGAAGGCAACCGACCGGTCTCGATCTTGCGTAGCGTTTCCGGTGATATCCCGGCCGCGCGTGCGACTTCGCCGAGTTCGCGGTCGGCGCGTGCGGCACGCAGGGCGGCACCGAGGCGGCGGCCTGCTTCGATCTGCGCGGCAGTCAAGGGGAGGCGGACCATGCGCTCAGGCTACGGACGGTATTTATATACCGCAAGCGACTCGGTTGGTATTAAAATACCGACGGAGCTATGATGGTATTAAAATACCGATGTTCTGGAGGATCGATGGTCGAGTTGAAGAGTCCCGCGGAGATCGCGCGGATGCGAGTGGCGGGGCGCTTCGTCGCGGACGTGCTCACCGAATTGCGTGAGCGCGCCCGGGTGGGAGTGAACCTGCTCGACCTGGAAGCCCACGTTCGCGAGCGCATCCGCGAGCGTGGCGCGCAGTCCTGCTACTGGGACTACGCGCCCTCGTTCGGGCGTGGGCCCTTCCGGAACACGGTCTGCCTGTCGGTGAACGACGCCGTGCTGCACGGGCTTCCGTTCGACTACGCGCTGCGAGACGGCGACGTGCTGAGCATGGACCTCGCGGTCGGGATCGATGGCTGGGTCGCGGATTCGGCGGCCACGGTCGTCGTCGGCGGGGGCGCGGAGGAGGACCTGCGGCTGGTGCGAGCAACCGAGGAGGCGCTGGCCGCCGCGATCGCGGTCGCGATGCCGGGCAATCGCATCGGCGACATCTCCGCCGCCATCGCCGCGGTGGCCCGCGAGCACGGCTATCCGGTGAACACCGAGTTCGGCGGTCACGGCCTCGGGCGCACCATGCACGAGGATCCCCACGTGCCCAACGACGGCCGCCCCGGGCGTGGCTACCGGTTGCGGCCCGGGCTGACCATCGCGATCGAGCCTTGGTTCGCACGAACGACCGATCGGATCGTCACCGACCCCGACGGCTGGACCATCCGGTCGGCGGACGGGTCACGCACCGCCCACTCCGAACACACCGTCGCGATCACGCCGGACGGGCCGGAGGTGTTGACCGCGGCCTGACCGCCGCGACTACGCGCCGGACAGCCACGCGGCCAGGTCCTCCGAAGCGCGCAGCTCGTCGGCGACGGCGGCGCGTTCTTCCGGGGACAACTCCATCGCGCGCAGCTCGGCGCGGAACTGCTCGGTGCGGCTGGGGTCTTCGATCGCGACCGACACTTCGGCCAGTGCCGCCAGCGCCCTGGCCACGTCCAGCCGCGGCGCCTCGGCTCGGAACCGGCCGAGGCCGACCTCGAGTACGCGGAACGCGGCCTTGTCGTCGTTCTTGAAATCGCGCAGGATGCGGGCGTTGTCCAGCACCTTCGCCAGTCCCTCCAGCGCTTTCGATCCGCCGTACTCGACTTTCATGGGTTCGTCGCGCTGGATGAAGATCACTTGATTGCCTGCCGGGTCGACCACGGTGAACCGGCTCTGCCCGGGCCGGAAGCGGGTGATCCGCGGAAGGCCCTTCGCGGGTACCTTGCCGTATCGCGCGCGCAGCACCTTGGTGAAGAGCTGATGCCTGGTCGCGACGTCGTCGACCATGACCAGGCAGCCGGCGCGTTCGGCGGGCACGTCGCCGCTGTCGGGAACGGACACGAAGTGCAGAGCGCAACCGCGATCCTCCACGGCGCCGTAGACGTAGGGCCGGGTCTGTTCGTGAGTCACGGTGTAGCCGAGTGTCTTGTAGAAATCCAGCGTGCCGACCAGATCGCTGGTCCAGAGCTGCGGTACCGCCGTGTCGGTCATGGAACCTCTCGATCACCTACAGTAGTCAACTTTGAGTAGTCGAGCTTAGGGTCGATCTGGGGCGGAAGTCAAACTTGAGTACCATACGACCGGGAGTGGAAAAGGAGGTCTCCGTGTCGGTGGTGCGCTTACTGGTGCTGGGGGTGATGCGCCTCCGTCAGCCCGTGCATGGCTACGCCGTGCGTCGAGAACTGTTGTCCTGGCGCGCCGAAACCTGGACGAACGTCAAGCCCGGTTCGATCTATCACGCGCTGAAGCAGCTCACGCGTGAGGGGAAGCTGAGCACGTTCGGCACCGAGAACAGCGACCAAGGCCCGGGGCGCACGCTGTTCGAGCTCACCGAGGCGGGCGAAGCCGAGTTCCGCCGGCTCATGGACGAGGCGCTGGTGAGCATCGACATGGAGGAGTTGGGCGCGGGCATCGCCTTCATGGACGCGTTGCCCAGGGCGCACGTCATCGCGAAGTTGCGTGAACAGCGCCGCCGCAGCGAGGAGGTACGCGCCGGCCTGGTGGCGATGATCCCGGAATTCCCGGGGCGATACGACGCGCCGCACGCGACCGATCTGCTGGAGTTGTGGAGCGGCGTGTTCGGCACCCTGTCGAAGTGGACCGACGGCGTGGTGGCGCGCCTGGAGGCGGGGGAGTACCGGATGCCGGAGTAGGACATCGGCGAGTCGCCTGGCCGGGGGATACGCTGCCCGCATGACGAATTCGCTGGACGCCGTCGCCAAGGCCGATTACGTGCTGCTGACCACCTTCCGAAAGGACGGAACCCCCGTCGGCACCGCGGTGTGGGCGGTGTCCGAGAACGGCAAACTGTACGTCTGGACCGTGACCGACAGCTGGAAGGTCAAGCGCCTGCGCCGCAATCCGGCGGTCACCGTGCAACCGTGCAGCGCGACCGGTAAGCCGCACGGAGATGTGGTCGAAGGGACCGGGCGGATCCTCGACGCCGAAGGCACCGAACGGGTGCGCAAGCTGCTGCGGCGCAAATACTGGCTCACCGGTCCGCTGATCATCCTCGGCAGCAATCTGCGGCGCGGCAAGGCCGGGACCATCGGCATCGAGATCAGCCCGGCCGCCTGATTTCTCCGGGTCAGGTGGCCTGGCTGACCGACGACATGTGGAAGTCGGGAACGCGCATGGGCGGCATGGCCGTGCGAGTGAACCAGTCCTTCCACTCGCGCGGCAGCGTGTGTTCGGTCGCGCCCGCCTCGCTCACGCGCCGGAGCAGATCCAGTGGGCTCTCGTTGAACCGGAAGTTGTTCACCGCGGCGGTGACCTCGCCGTTCTCCACCAGATACACCCCGTCCCGGGTGAGACCGGTGAGCAGCAGCGTCGCCGGATCGACCTCGCGGATGTACCAGAGGGTGGTCAGCAGCAGGCCCCGCTCGGTGCGGGCGATCATATCCTCGAGCGTGGCGTCCGAACCTCCGGTGAGCAGCAGGTTCTCTCCGGGCACCGTGGCAGGCGCATCGAACTCGGCGGCGGTGGCGCGCGGATAGATCAGCGCGGAGATCACGCCGTCGCGCAGCCAGTCGACCCGCTCGGCGGGCAGGCCGTTGTCGAAGACCGACATCGATTCCGACGACGCGGTCGCCGCCACGAACGGACGGTATTCCAGACCGGGTGCGTACGGATCCGAGTAGAGCGTGAGCGGAACAGTGCTGAGACGCTCGCCGACCCGGGTCCCGCCCGCCCGCGCGAACGCCGTGTGCCCTTCCTGCGCGCCGCGCCCTTCCATCGACCACGCCAGATAGATCATCAGGTCGGCGACGGTCGAGGGCGGCAGCAAGGTCTCATACCGGCCCGCGGGCAGCTCGATCTTGCGTTTGGCCCAGTCCAGGCGCCGGGACAGGTCGGCGAGCAGGCCGGAGACGTCGACATCGGTGAAGTCCGCGGTGCCCACACCGACCCACGCGCTGGCCAGATCCGCGCCGTCGCCGCGTTTGCCGTTGATCTCCACCGAACCGGTGGGCTGCACGAAACGGCGGCGGATGCCGGTCGAGGTGCCCAGCCATGTGGTATGCATCTGGTGGTGGGCGAAGCCGTAGAGGCGGTCGGCGCTGTCGAACCCGGCGGCCAAACCGTCGGCCAGACCGGTGAACACCTCGATGCCGGTGCTTCCCGCGGGAGCGGCCCAGTCGTCGTCGACGGCGTCCGGTTCGAGCAGCGGCATCGCGTCCCGGGCGGGCTCGGCGCCGCGCGCGGCCTCCTCGGCGGCGCGCACTACCGCCTCGATGTCGCCGGGGTCCACGCTGGTCGAGGCGATCGTGCCGACGCGGGCGCGGGTGGGCCCGTCGCGGAACACCGCGATCACCGCCCAGTTGCGCGAGACCGACGACCCGTTGGTGGTCATCGAGTTCCCGGCCCAGCGCAGCGATGCCTCGTGCTCGTCGCGGACGATCACCATCGTCTCGTCGGCGCGCGAGAGCGCCAGCGCCCGCTCCACGGTCGCGCTCGCGGGGAACAGATCGTCGGTCACCGGCCTGCCTCCGTCCGGGTGTTGAGCACGTTGACGCCGCGTACCAGGATCGACGGGCAGCCGTGGCTGACCGCGGCGACTTGGCCGGGCTGGGCTTTTCCGCAGTTGAACGCGCCGCCGAGCTGCCAGGTCGAGCGTCCGCCGACCGCCTCCATCGCTCCCCAGAAATCGGTGGTGGTGGCCTGGTAGGCGACGTCGCGCAACTGGCCGTCCAGCTTGCCGTCGCGGATGCGGAAGAACCGCTGGCCGGTGAACTGGAAGTTGTAGCGCTGCATGTCGATCGACCACGATTTGTCGCCGACGATGTAGATGCCGTCGTCCACCCGCGAGATCAGCTCCTCGGTGCTGGTGTCCCGATCCGGGTCGGGTTGCAGTGAGACGTTGGCCATCCGCTGGATCGGCACGTGATGCGCCGAGTCCGCGTACGAGCAGCCGTTGGAACGGTCCAGGCCCAAGCGCGGCGCGAACACCCGATCCAGTTGGTAGCCGACCAGGAGGCCGTCGCGGACCAGATCCCACCGCTGCCCGGCGACGCCCTCGTCGTCGTAGCCGACACTGGCCAGCCCGTGGGCTTCGGTGCGGTCGCCGGTCACCTGCATGATCGGGGTGCCGTAGCGCAGCGTGCCGAGCTTGTCCGGCGTGGCGAAAGAGGTGCCCGCGTAGGCGGATTCGTAACCGATGGCCCGGTCGTATTCGGTGGCGTGACCGATGGATTCGTGGATGGTCAGCCACAGGTTGGTCGGGTCGATGACGAGGTCGGTCGGTCCGGCCTGCACGCTGGGCGCTTTCACCTTCTCGGCCAGCCACTCCGGGATCCGCGCGAGTTCACCGTCCCAGTCCCACACTCCGTCGGCGCCGGTGACGTACTCCCACCCGCGGCCCACCGGAGCGGCCAGCGTGCGCATCGTCTCGAACACACCCGCCGAGGCGTCCACCGTGATCGCCTCGAGGCTCGGGTGCAGCCGCACCCGCTGCTGGGTGATCGAGGAACCCGCGGTGTCGGCGTAGAAGGTCTGCTCCTTGACCTGCAACACGCTCGCGGTGACGTGATCCACCCCGTCGGCGTGCGACAGGCGCTCCGAATAGTCCTGCAGCAGTGCCACCTTCTCGCCGGTCGGCACGGCGAACGGGTCGAGCTCGTAGGCCGAGACCCAGCGCGCGCCGGCGTAGCGCGGCTCTTCGGCCAGCTCGACGCGTTCGCGGTTGAGCGCCCGCAACGTGGTCGCGACGGTGACGGCGGTGCGCGCCACCTCGGCGGCGGTGGCCGGGGTCAGCGCGGCGTGCGAAGCGAAACCCCAGGTACCGTCCACGATCACGCGCACGGCGAAGCCGAGTTCGATGCTGTCGGTGACGGCCTCGACCCGGCCGTCGCGCAACCGGATCGACTGGGTGACCAGGCGGTGCACCCGCAGGTCGGCGTGCTCCGCGCCGGACGCCGTGGCCGCGGCCAAGGCGGCATCGGCGAGCGCGGCCAGTGGCAGGTCGAGGAACTCGGCGTCCACGTCTCTGGAAGTCGCGATGCTCACCCGCACCAACCTAGTCGGTGCCGCCGACAGCATGAGATGGGGTGATCACGCTGTGTGAAAGCGCATCGGCTGCCCGCTCGCGCCGAATGCTCGGTAGCGCAGCGTGAACGGCGCGCGCGACATTCGGGCTTGCGGCGTGTTGCTCACCGGATGCCTTACTGTGCCCGCGTGCCGCCATCCCCGCTCCGTGACCGCAAACGCGAACGTACCCGCCGAGCCATCCTCGAAGCCGCAGCCGAGCTGTTCGAGACCAGAGGCTACGAGGAGACGACGGTGGCCGACATCGCCGCGGCGGCGGACGTCGGCACGCGCACGTTCTTCAACTATTTCGCCAGCAAGGAAGAGCTGCTGTTCCCGGAATCCGACGAGCGCGTGCGCGCCGCGGTGGCGGCCATCGCGAGCAGGCGCCCGGGGGAACGTCCGGTGGAGGTCCTGCTGCGCGCGTTGCGCGCCGCCGGTGACAATCCCGGTGAGCACCTCGTCGACGACCTCAATGCCCGGATCGGCGCGCTGCGGGCCCAGGTGTCACGGACCGTGCCCGCGGTCAGCGGCCGCGCCGCCCACGCCCAGCTGGTCACCCAGCGGGAGATCGCCAGGCAGTTGCACAAGGCGTTCCCCGCCGAACTCGACGAAGTCGGTGCGGCCGCGTTGGTCGGCGCCGTCGTCGGCGCGGTGTCGGGTGCGTTGACGGTGTTGTTCCAGCAACCGGTGACCGGGGTGGAGGACGGTGAGCGCCTGCACCGCAAGATTCACGAGACGACCTCGCGGGTGCTGCAACCCTGGCTCGCCACCCACCACGCCGGGCCGGTCGGCTGATCAGCCGAACTGCTGCCAGCCCAACCGGATCACCATCCCGATCACCAC
Encoded here:
- a CDS encoding helix-turn-helix domain-containing protein, giving the protein MSITDSAGPDLTLSGRPASSSLRDVRNLSRKMVGHFIETVAHCRTLPGEALNGDITNITRLCLELAVSMLDGSDIPEKTLLLRNAAAGWAREGIPIDTIHHAVHEGFKLGFDLIVANATAADFDSLKDISRRLLEILDTITSTVSRAYVTELRAVVGEHHTAAHTLASALLGGHPTFTMARECGIQIADSYSVLALAIPPHPEEGNPQLDAAVVARRKLRRVQSELATRCGDTVLSLLSVDGGTVLLPSAQPEDKALDELVESLGRAAQVPIAATVIAATPVEVPTAADRAHELLDMVQRLRWTRGLFRFDDLALEYQLTRPGPGLETLRTLLDPLDEHPELLETLRRHISTNLNRQRTARSLHIHTNTVDYRLKRIGQLTGFDPAQASGVWYLRAALVARSYRDSEGEPPVGAWSGTATISS
- a CDS encoding epoxide hydrolase 1, translating into MTNTKQIRPFRIDIPQAEIDELRVRLARTRFPHVVPGTEGDWGRGIAPRYLRELAEYWREEFDWRAQEARLNAYDQFTTEIDGQIVHFFHVRSPEPDAIPLLITHGYPGSVVEFVDLIGPLTDPRSHGGDPADAFHVVIPSLPGFGFSTPLASTGWELARTTEAFAELMSRLGYEKFVAQGGDIGAGITGRLAATHPERVIATHVNSDRGMLGLVGEQLPMPDGLTDDERAEIAAAREEWDQHKGYLMLQSTQPNALAAALTDSPVAQLGWIAEKFQMWTDPARPEGEAVDRDLLLTNISIYWFTRSGASAAQFLWESAHSGRNWVAPSGVPQGWAVFNTHPLMRRVMNPEGHIEHFTEFAEGGHFAAAEQPALFVADVRAFFRDHRG
- a CDS encoding helix-turn-helix transcriptional regulator — protein: MVRLPLTAAQIEAGRRLGAALRAARADRELGEVARAAGISPETLRKIETGRLPSPAFGTVVALGQALSVPLDDLAGIWRSAGLAESA
- the map gene encoding type I methionyl aminopeptidase gives rise to the protein MVELKSPAEIARMRVAGRFVADVLTELRERARVGVNLLDLEAHVRERIRERGAQSCYWDYAPSFGRGPFRNTVCLSVNDAVLHGLPFDYALRDGDVLSMDLAVGIDGWVADSAATVVVGGGAEEDLRLVRATEEALAAAIAVAMPGNRIGDISAAIAAVAREHGYPVNTEFGGHGLGRTMHEDPHVPNDGRPGRGYRLRPGLTIAIEPWFARTTDRIVTDPDGWTIRSADGSRTAHSEHTVAITPDGPEVLTAA
- a CDS encoding glyoxalase, which translates into the protein MTDTAVPQLWTSDLVGTLDFYKTLGYTVTHEQTRPYVYGAVEDRGCALHFVSVPDSGDVPAERAGCLVMVDDVATRHQLFTKVLRARYGKVPAKGLPRITRFRPGQSRFTVVDPAGNQVIFIQRDEPMKVEYGGSKALEGLAKVLDNARILRDFKNDDKAAFRVLEVGLGRFRAEAPRLDVARALAALAEVSVAIEDPSRTEQFRAELRAMELSPEERAAVADELRASEDLAAWLSGA
- a CDS encoding PadR family transcriptional regulator, with the protein product MSVVRLLVLGVMRLRQPVHGYAVRRELLSWRAETWTNVKPGSIYHALKQLTREGKLSTFGTENSDQGPGRTLFELTEAGEAEFRRLMDEALVSIDMEELGAGIAFMDALPRAHVIAKLREQRRRSEEVRAGLVAMIPEFPGRYDAPHATDLLELWSGVFGTLSKWTDGVVARLEAGEYRMPE
- a CDS encoding PPOX class F420-dependent oxidoreductase, whose amino-acid sequence is MTNSLDAVAKADYVLLTTFRKDGTPVGTAVWAVSENGKLYVWTVTDSWKVKRLRRNPAVTVQPCSATGKPHGDVVEGTGRILDAEGTERVRKLLRRKYWLTGPLIILGSNLRRGKAGTIGIEISPAA
- a CDS encoding TldD/PmbA family protein codes for the protein MVIVRDEHEASLRWAGNSMTTNGSSVSRNWAVIAVFRDGPTRARVGTIASTSVDPGDIEAVVRAAEEAARGAEPARDAMPLLEPDAVDDDWAAPAGSTGIEVFTGLADGLAAGFDSADRLYGFAHHQMHTTWLGTSTGIRRRFVQPTGSVEINGKRGDGADLASAWVGVGTADFTDVDVSGLLADLSRRLDWAKRKIELPAGRYETLLPPSTVADLMIYLAWSMEGRGAQEGHTAFARAGGTRVGERLSTVPLTLYSDPYAPGLEYRPFVAATASSESMSVFDNGLPAERVDWLRDGVISALIYPRATAAEFDAPATVPGENLLLTGGSDATLEDMIARTERGLLLTTLWYIREVDPATLLLTGLTRDGVYLVENGEVTAAVNNFRFNESPLDLLRRVSEAGATEHTLPREWKDWFTRTAMPPMRVPDFHMSSVSQAT
- a CDS encoding TldD/PmbA family protein, giving the protein MLSAAPTRLVRVSIATSRDVDAEFLDLPLAALADAALAAATASGAEHADLRVHRLVTQSIRLRDGRVEAVTDSIELGFAVRVIVDGTWGFASHAALTPATAAEVARTAVTVATTLRALNRERVELAEEPRYAGARWVSAYELDPFAVPTGEKVALLQDYSERLSHADGVDHVTASVLQVKEQTFYADTAGSSITQQRVRLHPSLEAITVDASAGVFETMRTLAAPVGRGWEYVTGADGVWDWDGELARIPEWLAEKVKAPSVQAGPTDLVIDPTNLWLTIHESIGHATEYDRAIGYESAYAGTSFATPDKLGTLRYGTPIMQVTGDRTEAHGLASVGYDDEGVAGQRWDLVRDGLLVGYQLDRVFAPRLGLDRSNGCSYADSAHHVPIQRMANVSLQPDPDRDTSTEELISRVDDGIYIVGDKSWSIDMQRYNFQFTGQRFFRIRDGKLDGQLRDVAYQATTTDFWGAMEAVGGRSTWQLGGAFNCGKAQPGQVAAVSHGCPSILVRGVNVLNTRTEAGR
- a CDS encoding TetR/AcrR family transcriptional regulator, with amino-acid sequence MLEAAAELFETRGYEETTVADIAAAADVGTRTFFNYFASKEELLFPESDERVRAAVAAIASRRPGERPVEVLLRALRAAGDNPGEHLVDDLNARIGALRAQVSRTVPAVSGRAAHAQLVTQREIARQLHKAFPAELDEVGAAALVGAVVGAVSGALTVLFQQPVTGVEDGERLHRKIHETTSRVLQPWLATHHAGPVG